The following are from one region of the Aspergillus luchuensis IFO 4308 DNA, chromosome 4, nearly complete sequence genome:
- a CDS encoding U2 snRNP complex subunit CUS1 (BUSCO:EOG09263QUM;~COG:A;~EggNog:ENOG410PGW8;~InterPro:IPR007180,IPR006568;~PFAM:PF04046,PF04037;~go_component: GO:0005634 - nucleus [Evidence IEA]), with amino-acid sequence MGKNQLRRARKKALKSQATETSSNTPQAQAQVDENISPSVSKAASTELQITVFPDSADPLWQMYKDIVDKFEEPEDEKSSLKEPPKPEIYFDDDNEIPDEEEKESSISKRKRKELNKLSVAELKAMVRRPEIVEWTDTSAPDPRLLVHLKAQRNVVPVPSHWNLKREYLSSKRGIEKPPFALPKFIQETGISEMRDAALEKQEQATLKQKQRERVQPKMGRLDIDYQKLYEAFFRFQTKPELTRYGEVYYEGKEYETNLRHLRPGELSAELKEALNMPPGAPPPWLINQQRYGPPPSYPALKIPGLNAPPPPGAMWGYHPGGYGKPPVDEHNRPLYGGDIFGVLQPQQSVQQGEPVEKDLWGELQEPDISEDESEEEEEAESADDDDVDDVEAGVQTPSGLETPSGLASAVPSEMTGPKNIAGEFDVRKHYRGTQTEESVGQRSAFQVIPERQTQVQGFFGADRAYDLGASSNTLPVLGSDDSGKKRKRPGDVDVSVDPDALHANDGIDREDIKRLYDSQKKQSNPGWDFQEDLSDMIAHESRKRLK; translated from the exons ATGGGCAAGAACCAGTTGAGGCGGGCTAGGAAAAAGGCTCTTAAATCACAG GCGACTGAGACGTCCTCAAACACACCCCAGGCGCAGGCCCAGGTCGATGAAAACATATCGCCAAGTGTCTCCAAGGCTGCTAGTACAGAGCTACAAATCACGGTGTTCCCGGATTCTGCCGATCCACTATGGCAGATGTATAAGGATATCGTTGACAAATTTGAAGAACCCGAAGATGAAAAATCGAGTTTGAAGGAGCCTCCAAAACCAGAAATCTACTTTGACGATGATAATGAAATaccggatgaggaagagaaagaatctTCTATATCGAAACGGAAGCGAAAGGAATTAAACAAGCTTTCTGTCGCCGAACTGAAAGCGATGGTCCGAAGGCCTGAAATAGTCGAATGGACGGATACATCAGCCCCTGATCCTCGGTTGCTTGTCCATTTAAAGGCACAACGCAATGTTGTCCCCGTGCCTTCGCATTGGAATCTGAAACGGGAATACCTGTCTTCCAAGAGAGGTATAGAGAAGCCACCATTTGCTCTTCCCAAGTTCATCCAGGAAACCGGAATCTCGGAGATGCGCGATGCTGCATTGGAGAAACAGGAGCAGGCAACGttgaaacagaaacagaggGAGCGAGTTCAGCCGAAAATGGGAAGATTGGACATTGATTATCAAAAACTATACGAGGCATTTTTCCGGTTCCAGACTAAGCCGGAGCTTACACGGTATGGCGAAGTCTATTACGAGGGCAAAGAATACGAGACCAATCTTAGACACCTCCGGCCGGGTGAGTTGAGTGCTGAGCTGAAAGAGGCGCTTAATATGCCACCTGGcgcccctcctccttggttaatcaatcaacaacGATACGGCCCGCCCCCTTCTTACCCGGCTCTGAAGATTCCAGGTCTCAATGCCCCTCCGCCCCCTGGCGCTATGTGGGGATATCATCCTGGAGGTTATGGAAAGCCTCCAGTCGATGAGCACAACAGACCTTTGTACGGTGGCGACATATTCGGTGTGCTACAACCCCAGCAATCCGTGCAGCAGGGCGAACCCGTCGAAAAAGACCTTTGGGGAGAATTGCAAGAACCAGATATCTCAGAGGATgaaagcgaggaagaggaggaagcagagagtgcggatgatgatgatgtcgatgacGTTGAGGCAGGAGTGCAGACCCCAAGTGGATTAGAAACCCCCAGTGGGTTGGCTTCTGCTGTTCCATCTGAGATGACGGGTCCCAAGAATATTGCTGGTGAGTTCGACGTACGAAAGCACTATCGGGGAACTCAGACCGAAGAGTCGGTGGGCCAGAGGAGCGCTTTCCAGGTCATTCCAGAGAGACAGACGCAAGTACAGGGGTTTTTCGGTGCTGATAGGGCATATGACCTTGGTGCATCCTCGAACACTCTGCCTGTGCTCGGCTCTGATGACAGTGGCAAGAAACGCAAAAGGCCTGGAGACGTTGACGTATCTGTTGATCCCGATGCATTGCACGCGAACGATGGCATTGATCGAGAGGATATAAAAAGGTTATACGATTCCCAGAAAAAACAAAGCAATCCAGGCTGGGATTTTCAGGAAGATCTTAGCGATATGATTGCGCATGAGAGCCGAAAGAGGCTGAAATAG
- a CDS encoding ribonuclease III (COG:A;~EggNog:ENOG410PN1S;~InterPro:IPR000999,IPR036389;~PFAM:PF00636,PF14622;~go_function: GO:0004525 - ribonuclease III activity [Evidence IEA];~go_process: GO:0006396 - RNA processing [Evidence IEA]), with protein MTIMCSKRKSVFSLPSNTEKKKAKVNIYFRVPRLALTLPKYDDDLQLAKESIPSTHSPQSKENNVVLLRTLLQDIIQSQGISQSRGCRTDADILTAATELDAALQRAGGAITSTTKCSQDATLPLETSEANMESCLPSLPPILDDVLERAVFTHPGVSSNIGATYDRLEVLGDAYIELISTKLIWDTFQDIPSGRISQIRERLVKNETLSDYASKYGLDSRVSVPPDYQKQPKRWLKTKADIFEAYVAAVVLSDTSNGYRVAEQWLRQLWSPELEKLGKPKSSLHAKEALAKKIMGKGIKLNYIDERPPAQRGRGLQTYFIGVYLTGWGWNHKHLGSGQGSNKAIAGNEAAEQALSNEPLIEKIMEIKKAHLAQR; from the coding sequence ATGACCATCATGTGTTCGAAACGAAAATCAGTGTTTTCACTACCTTCCAATAccgaaaaaaagaaagcaaaggtGAACATATACTTTCGTGTGCCCCGGCTTGCACTAACACTACCGAAGTACGATGATGACTTGCAGCTTGCGAAAGAATCAATCCCCTCCACGCACAGCCCGCAAAGCAAAGAGAATAATGTCGTGCTTCTGAGAACATTGCTTCAGGATATTATACAGAGCCAAGGCATCTCTCAAAGCCGCGGATGTCGGACCGACGCCGATATCTTGACTGCAGCTACTGAGCTCGACGCTGCATTACAGCGCGCAGGAGGTGCCATTACGTCTACTACTAAATGCTCTCAGGATGCGACACTGCCGCTAGAGACATCCGAAGCAAATATGGAGTCTTGCTTGCCCTCGTTACCTCCGATATTAGATGACGTGCTTGAGAGGGCAGTCTTCACTCACCCAGGTGTGAGCAGCAACATCGGAGCTACGTATGATCGGCTGGAGGTTCTCGGAGATGCATATATAGAACTTATCTCGACAAAGCTCATCTGGGACACATTCCAGGATATTCCTTCCGGTCGAATATCACAGATCCGAGAGAGACTTGTCAAGAATGAGACCTTGTCTGATTATGCGTCTAAGTACGGACTCGACAGCAGGGTTTCCGTACCCCCGGACTACCAAAAGCAACCCAAAAGATGGCTCAAAACCAAGGCGGACATCTTTGAGGCTTATGTAGCTGCCGTTGTCCTGTCAGATACAAGCAATGGTTATCGTGTGGCTGAGCAATGGCTAAGACAGTTGTGGTCTCCGGAGCTTGAAAAGCTTGGAAAGCCGAAGTCCTCCTTGCATGCCAAAGAAGCACTTGCGAAGAAAATCATGGGCAAGGGGATTAAACTTAATTACATCGATGAACGGCCTCCTGCTCAGCGCGGCAGGGGGTTACAGACGTATTTTATCGGAGTATATCTCACCGGTTGGGGTTGGAACCATAAGCACCTTGGCTCTGGTCAGGGTTCTAATAAAGCAATTGCAGGAAATGAGGCGGCCGAGCAGGCATTGTCAAATGAACCTCTAATCGAAAAGATCATGGAAATTAAGAAAGCACATCTAGCACAAAGATAA
- the RSM27 gene encoding mitochondrial 37S ribosomal protein mS33 (COG:J;~EggNog:ENOG410PQRN;~InterPro:IPR013219;~PFAM:PF08293): MAAPYSRLLDLVKVQCRIFSLNFNPERARLGNKILRQRLRGPALAAWYPRKTVSFRDLQDTYSRQGLTMFDEAEDDREEAIQIAKLRGKGRPKKKRTAAESRSAKKKK; this comes from the exons ATGGCGGCGCCTTACAGCAGACTGCTTGATCTGGTCAAG GTCCAATGTCGGATCTTCTCGCTAAACTTCAACCCCGAAAGAGCGCGATTGGGAAACAAAATTCTACGACAGCGCCTGCGTGGCCCGGCGCTGGCAGCATGGTACCCGAGAAAGACGGTCTCGTTTCGTGATTTGCAGGACACATACAGCCGCCAAGGTCTAACAATGTTCGATGAGGCTGAGGATGATCGTGAGGAAGCAATTCAAAT TGCGAAGTTACGAGGGAAGGGTCgacccaaaaagaaaagaacggCTGCAG AATCGCGATcagcaaaaaagaagaaatag